CGAACCCAAATTTAGATCCTCCCTTTGTTTCCTGCTGGGTTGCTGGGCAGATTTGAGATATAAGATTGCTGTGTGGCGTTGGTCATGTTTGGGAAAGATGGCCAACTTCAGGTAATCAACAGTTGGGAAAAGAGCTTGCACTTAGTTATCAGTCTTCTACAAACTCACAACTCTGCCACCTCGATCTCCAGCTTGCTATGTTCGCTGCCCACTTTCTCTCTGGACCTGCATGTTCTCTACGTCAGTGCGTTACCACCTCCTCCCGATGATTTGCAAGGGAGGTTACAGCTAGAGTGAGAAAATACTAGTGATGCCCTAACACTGACTGTGAAAGGAGTCCTACGCACTCACAGGTGAAGGGCCAGCCGCTACACACTGTATTAACACCAACCAAcactgctctgcctgtgccggctgtcctccctctgctcccGTTTGTGCTCTCCCACAGCCACCCATGCAGTGGCAGGGCCGGGGCAATTACCTTCTTCCTTCAGGCACCATTCAAATTTTCTTTATGCAAATCAAGGATCAACTTACCCTTTGTTCTAGCCCTGGCTATCAAATTAGAGTCCAGCCCTATGATAAGTttgataaaaaagaaaggaggtgACATTTTAAGTTTGATTCCTGCCATCATCCTTTGGCCATTTGTTGTGTCTCTCTGGCGCACAAGAGGGTTTGGATGACAGATGACTACTGTCCTCCAGCAGCCCAGTCCCACCTCCAGCAGAAAGGAGGCACGTGCATTGGACTCCTGTCCATTTTAGATTCTTACTATGAAGTCTACTTCTAACAAGGGGTGGTTGGTCTCTTTAAGGGCTGGGACAAGGATGGAGAAATGGGAGCGTGGGCAGGAGGAGACAAGGCTCCATGCTCACCCTTGCAACTGCGTGAGCAGTTACCTCCCCTCTCTGCTTCCCTACTCGGCTGTCCATAAATTCAAGTTAACAATACAGAGCTCTCTTAGGAGAGGGGTGGGGAGGTTAATAAGTTAGTGATTGTTAGTTACCCTCACAAATGAAAAGGGTTTTAAATAGGGAAATGACTCTTACAGACATGTGGCCTTCTAGGGTTAATTTTCTCTAACTATATAGGGTATCAAGTGTCCTATCATTTCTTCCTGCCCCCCTCTACCTTGCCTATCTCATCCTGCTTGGAATTTCCCTTTCTCAGCAATGGGCAGACCTTGATTGCTGTGCTGATTGCACCGCTCTGCACTTACTCAGGGAACTGAGCACAGGCTCACGTATCCAAGCATGAGTTCATACATAAGTACAAACCCCACCTCAACAGCTTCTTAACAGCTAGAATAAACTAACTGTGACTCTACTGCATGATTACAGCCATAGGAGACAAGACACTGGAGGACATCAAGAAGCAGGACCTAGAATGTGTGGTTCCTAAACAAGAAAAGGACCCAGCtgcactgaaagaagaaagcgTCCCTGTCCAGTACCTGAGCAGGATGCTGCCAGGCCCTTCAGCTCAAGGTCTGCTACCCAAGATCACAAGTGCAAAAGAgtcagggctgggctggcttACAGAGGCCCTATGACTGGGTCCAGATTTTCAGTAAATGGCAGCTCTTATTTTGACGTCTATGGTCAAACTTGTCCCAGGCGGAGCTCATCAGGAGCATTCTGTATTTCCCTTTACGCTTCTGGTCTAGATCAGCATTTCCCTGAAGGATCGCACTGTGATTCCCAGTGAGTCAGCCTCCACATTTCAAGGACTAAGCAATTCCCTGCTCTGTGGGTCAAGGCGGGTGGCCACATGATACTTGTTCAAACACCACATGAAGCAGAGCTAGTAGGGGAGTTAATATTTCAATAGCATCCCCTCCCCCATAAAAATTCCTCAGATTGAAATCAAAGTCATGATAGGAACTTTGTATGGGGATCAGGATTTGAATCAAAGAAGGAGGAGTTACCAACTGCAGCTCCCAGTGTCAGGCAGGACATTAAATGGGGGAATGGTACCTGGGGAACTTTTTTACTGGTGCCCAGCTGCAGGCAATGGCATGACATTCGCTTCTCCCTCTCCAGAGATGGCTGTCCCAGGTCTGCAGATCAAAGACTGCACTAGCACGACAAGCACCCCTACCTTctacaaaaccagcttttcttGGGATGCTTTCCATTTGCCATACAGCTACCGACAGATGTCTTCTACCATGCAGTCAGCCCTCCTGGAGCACCCTGTCAGCCTGTACGGAAGCCACCTCCTGCCAAGCTCCGAGCCCCCGCTGGATTACAGCATGCATTACTCCTCGGATATGGAGACCTACCACTGTGTGAAGTGCAACAAGGTGTGTGTCAGATGAAAACCTCGGGGATGGAGAGGGTCTGGAGTGATTTTCATTGCATACATCAGCATTTCACTGGGTTACACCAAGTGCAATGCATGCAGCTCAGAATGGGGACCTACTGACTAGGGAAAAAGGGCACTGGGAATGATGCAGTTCACATGGCCCACGAGATGGAGGAATCAAATAAAGAGAAGGAACTGAAAACAGGGATAGCGACACAGCTGCCTCaagtaaaaaaatcactggcattttgttttgcaggtaTTCTCCACTCCCCATGGACTGGAGGTCCATGTCCGAAGGTCTCATAGTGGGACCCGGCCCTTCGCTTGTGAAGTATGTGGCAAAACCTTTGGACACGCTGTAAGCCTGGAGCAGCACACCAATATTCACTCCCAGGTGGGTAACGTGTTTCCAGAGAACCAGGTCTGCAGAGCTCATGAGTGCTTGGACCAGACCTGAGTTGTTGCTTACTCCGTTATAAAGGAAGTGACATTTCCAAGGTTACAAACGTGATGGGTTTCCTGTAGCACCCAATGACAATGATAGGAGCTCTGAAGACCACAGATCATAGATCTTAGTCTCATAAATCTCAGACTGCCCTTGAGAATTCCTTGGATGGGAGGGGAGGATTGTTGCTACTGGTTCTTCTGTGCCTCGCCTCCTCCTAAAGGGCACAGGAATTTGGATCACAAGATGTAAACCGTTTCCATAAGTAACCCTCCCTGCATTCTCTTTGTACTGCCCCTAGCACATCAGTCCACAAGCTGAGGAGATTTGCTTATCAAATCTACTGTTCTCAGAGGTTTAACACTCTTCAGGCTCTGTCACATGTCTTGCAGCCACAGGCATCCCatgattttctttccctagCAGGAAAGAAGTTTTGAGTGCAAGATGTGTGGGAAGACATTCAAACGTTCCTCCACCCTCTCCACTCATCTACTGATCCATTCAGACACACGGCCTTATCCCTGCCAATACTGTGGCAAGCGCTTCCACCAGAAGTCGGATATGAAGAAACACACTTACATCCACACCggtgagaaacaaaatattcacaATAAGCAAATGCAAATTACAGTCCGTCATACTGATATACATAGTCCCCAGACACAGAGATATTGGACCGGGGGTGTGTCCAGAGGCACTGGAAATTTATTTGTCCCTACGCAGTAAGACAGCAGAAGGTCTAAGCATCACTGTGATGCATGTCATAGAATCAGAGcctttgggttggaagggacctccccagcccatccagtgccacccctgccatgggcagggacaccctccactagcccaggttgcccaaagccccatccaacctggccttgaccactgccagggagccaggggcagccacagcttctctgggcaacctattctagtgcctcactaccctcatagtgaagaatttcttccttatatccaatctaaatctaccctctttcagctccaacagctccacgtctgtcttatgttggggaccccagagctgcacacagtaccccaggtggggtctcagcagagcggagcagaggggcagaatcccctccctcgacctgctggtcacgctgctttagatgcagcccaggacacgggtggctttctgggctgcaagtgcacatttcTGGGTCATGCTGAGCTGCTCATGTCCTCGTCTGTGTGACAGGGACGTAGTTATTGACCAGCCTCCAGTGCATGTCATGGTCATACCCAGCCCTGGATGCAGACAGGACAGGGGCCACACAGCTGGGGAGGACTGCCTCTGGTTCTTCTCACCCTCTGCTGCTGGATCAGAGTGCAGACACATaagcaggacagcagggctAGCAGCACCTTGATGCTGAAGCATTGGTCAGGTCTGAGTCTGCTAAAGGGCATTTCTACCTCCCTTCTCTCAtctgtgaaaatgtttcttacCATCTTCTCTGCCTTGCAGGGGAGAAGCCCCACAAATGCCAGGTATGCGGCAAAGCCTTCAGCCAGAGCTCCAACCTCATCACTCACAGCCGCAAGCACACTGGCTTCAAGCCCTTCAGCTGTGAGCTCTGTGCCAAGGGCTTCCAGCGCAAGGTGGATCTACGGAGGCACAGAGAGACCCAACACAGTCTCAAGTGAGGGATGGCTCCAGGTCTTTGCTGGAGCTCCCTCTGCCAGTACATGCTCCAGGGAAGAAGAATGTCCCTAGCATCTCCATCCAGCATGGGGGTGCCCACCTCATAAAGCTCATACAGCTTCCTATGTTCCCCTGGGGACTGGCAAAGTCGTGTCATTGGCTTTGGTGTTCTGGTGCCCCAGGCCCTTGCACATCCCAAGAGGTGACAAAGAAACCTGTGGGAGCTCTCACTTTTCCATTACAACAGGTACCAGCCCAGATCCAACATCACCTGCGCAAGTGCAAATCCAGAGGAATTCCTCCAGGGTCACTGTTGCTCTGGATTTACCAGATTTTGCAGAATTCGGTTCATCAGACTGACCATCAGTGAGATGGGAACTCCTGGACTAGTGGCAGCAACAATCTGTGCCAAGCTAGTGCCGTGACCATGTTCTGCTTTGATGGTTAGGAAGATAAGGCTGGGCCATGCAAATAGGTCGCATTCAGTGAGCTGTGTTCAGCCTGGACAGGGCTTCTGCAGAGGCTCGCCCAGGTCATAAATTCTGGCAACAGACACCAAaagtcattttctttcagcGGAGCATTTACTGTGATCAAATGACAAGTTAACTGTGTTGTATTTTTAGCTTGGAGTGggaggaaaacactgaaaaaccaGCTCCTATCCCTAGCCGGTAACAGGGGTCTCTCAACGTGTTCCTGATCTGCACCACACTGCAAAGATCCCTGGGCTAGTGGCGACCAAGCGAGCTCCAGGAAGAGCCCTGCCACAGCACTAGGCATAAGCTAATAAGCCCCACGTCTCTGTACCACGCGCGAGAGACTGGCTGCTCTGGGAATCAGGGCTGGTATGTCCCACAGTATTTCACTGCATGCTGGACATACCGACTTTGAGCTGTCCTGAGCAATCCTGTGTCACTGCATGGTCAGGAACAGCCCTTGGATATCAATGTCAAGGGCTAGAGAGttctgctttccagccactctcgTAAAGGAGGAAATGACCTAGCCTGTACACATTGGCATAGTATGCAAGTATCTTACAAATATTATACAAACAGAGCAGTGctatttcctccttcttccaggTCTAGAGCACTGGAAGAAGTAAAGCGCCAGTTCCCCTCCAAGCTCGGCTAGGTTCCCACTGTATAGCCTTTGGCAAGTCACTGCACGGGGCTTTTATTTCTCCACCCCTCCTGGTGATGTGGAGTCATTCACTCAGGTTTGTAGAGTCCCTCGAGTTCTTAACAGGAAGGACAAAGTAGTATTATAGCATTAAAAACACAAGTGCTTTCAGTTAAGCAGGGCATTGTAGCCGTGCACAGCCCACTCCGTCACTACATCCCTGAACACGTGGCCTCGGACAATGGCACCAGCGGGAAGCACCCTGGGAACGGGCTGTGGCACTTGCCATTTCACTCCAATGCTGATGAAGGAGAGCTGCCATCATGGGCAAAGAAGAAATGGTCCAAGTGGAAAAACTGATTTATTGCCAGGAGAGAAGTCGT
This genomic stretch from Balearica regulorum gibbericeps isolate bBalReg1 chromosome 20, bBalReg1.pri, whole genome shotgun sequence harbors:
- the GFI1B gene encoding zinc finger protein Gfi-1b isoform X2, coding for MPRSFLVKSKKAHTYHHHRFVEDDLPILTWDPISSPFTAIGDKTLEDIKKQDLECVVPKQEKDPAALKEESVPVQYLSRMLPGPSAQEMAVPGLQIKDCTSTTSTPTFYKTSFSWDAFHLPYSYRQMSSTMQSALLEHPVSLYGSHLLPSSEPPLDYSMHYSSDMETYHCVKCNKVFSTPHGLEVHVRRSHSGTRPFACEVCGKTFGHAVSLEQHTNIHSQERSFECKMCGKTFKRSSTLSTHLLIHSDTRPYPCQYCGKRFHQKSDMKKHTYIHTGEKPHKCQVCGKAFSQSSNLITHSRKHTGFKPFSCELCAKGFQRKVDLRRHRETQHSLK
- the GFI1B gene encoding zinc finger protein Gfi-1b isoform X1; this encodes MPRSFLVKSKKAHTYHHHRFVEDDLPILTWDPISSPFTAIGDKTLEDIKKQDLECVVPKQEKDPAALKEESVPVQYLSRMLPGPSAQEMAVPGLQIKDCTSTTSTPTFYKTSFSWDAFHLPYSYRQMSSTMQSALLEHPVSLYGSHLLPSSEPPLDYSMHYSSDMETYHCVKCNKVFSTPHGLEVHVRRSHSGTRPFACEVCGKTFGHAVSLEQHTNIHSQQERSFECKMCGKTFKRSSTLSTHLLIHSDTRPYPCQYCGKRFHQKSDMKKHTYIHTGEKPHKCQVCGKAFSQSSNLITHSRKHTGFKPFSCELCAKGFQRKVDLRRHRETQHSLK